The proteins below come from a single Armatimonadota bacterium genomic window:
- a CDS encoding GGDEF domain-containing protein: protein MSGEAPFHKVRWHVPARTLGITLPPGYHLLEAPLQLFLCYGDQEIARFASGVDPAEIQRAAEAHAARHPSPAPTGAPAEDPITGLPWSVSLRDEAARLARTADLHVMVVQLAGLDTLMDVYGYKAAHSVLRQIARRLRRLMDDRDRLSRHGGDTFLILTTRSLDEVRTQVDMIHQQVEVAGLDTDGARLPRSRIGIATVDRLADVDPLAAAAVIDAVIISAEVAASTAEATGQVAQAEAPAPPGPEAVPEAPHEEAVPEPEAAAPAAAPAPEPVAAVEAPESRYEPWTPPQPDEAPAEEPVEAAGFPPFEAPAPAAPIEEAEEPSVEELPPRVYEIPVPEAPAPAPPSPAPPPPPPAAAAPEQPPAMPVPAPDGTGRIRLKGASLDVSGLVATATVKMALGDREVVGRAVGRNAQERRLFLAAEAAARAITEFLPPGYGVVVHDIQQAPPEVGKALWAVVLFLTPAGEESLLGIAPIDDMVFEAAGKAVLNAVNRRIAPLLTQPS from the coding sequence ATGAGCGGCGAGGCCCCGTTCCACAAGGTGCGCTGGCACGTGCCGGCCCGGACCCTGGGCATCACCCTGCCCCCGGGCTACCACCTGCTGGAGGCCCCTCTCCAGCTGTTTCTGTGCTACGGGGATCAGGAAATCGCCCGGTTCGCCTCGGGGGTGGATCCCGCGGAGATCCAGAGGGCGGCGGAGGCGCACGCCGCCCGCCATCCGTCCCCCGCCCCCACCGGGGCGCCGGCGGAAGACCCGATCACGGGCCTGCCCTGGTCGGTGTCCCTGCGGGACGAGGCCGCGCGCCTGGCCCGCACCGCCGACCTCCACGTGATGGTGGTGCAGCTGGCGGGCCTGGACACCCTCATGGACGTGTACGGCTACAAGGCCGCCCATTCGGTGCTCCGGCAGATCGCCCGGCGCCTGCGGCGCCTGATGGACGACCGGGACCGGCTCTCCCGGCACGGCGGGGATACCTTCCTGATCCTGACCACCCGGTCCCTGGACGAGGTCCGCACCCAGGTGGACATGATCCACCAGCAGGTGGAGGTGGCCGGGCTGGACACTGACGGGGCCCGCCTGCCCCGCAGCCGCATCGGCATCGCCACCGTGGACCGCCTGGCCGACGTGGACCCCCTGGCGGCGGCCGCGGTCATTGACGCCGTCATCATCTCCGCCGAGGTGGCGGCTTCCACCGCCGAAGCCACCGGCCAGGTCGCACAGGCCGAGGCGCCCGCACCCCCTGGCCCCGAGGCTGTCCCCGAGGCGCCTCACGAGGAGGCGGTGCCCGAGCCGGAGGCCGCGGCTCCCGCCGCCGCGCCGGCCCCCGAGCCGGTGGCGGCCGTGGAGGCTCCCGAGTCCCGGTACGAGCCCTGGACCCCGCCGCAGCCGGACGAAGCTCCGGCCGAGGAACCCGTGGAAGCGGCGGGGTTTCCCCCATTCGAGGCCCCGGCCCCTGCCGCCCCGATAGAAGAGGCTGAGGAGCCGTCCGTGGAGGAACTCCCGCCGCGGGTGTATGAGATCCCGGTCCCGGAAGCGCCTGCTCCTGCGCCCCCATCCCCCGCGCCCCCTCCCCCACCCCCCGCCGCCGCGGCCCCGGAGCAGCCGCCAGCCATGCCCGTCCCCGCCCCGGACGGCACGGGACGCATCCGGCTCAAGGGGGCGAGCCTGGACGTCTCCGGCCTGGTGGCGACCGCCACGGTCAAGATGGCCCTGGGGGACCGGGAGGTGGTGGGGCGGGCCGTGGGGCGCAACGCCCAGGAACGGCGCCTGTTCCTGGCCGCCGAGGCGGCCGCCCGGGCGATTACGGAGTTCCTGCCCCCCGGCTATGGGGTGGTGGTCCACGACATCCAGCAGGCTCCTCCCGAGGTAGGCAAGGCGCTGTGGGCCGTGGTCCTGTTCCTGACCCCCGCCGGTGAGGAGTCGCTGCTGGGGATCGCGCCCATCGACGACATGGTTTTCGAAGCCGCGGGCAAGGCGGTCCTCAACGCCGTCAACCGGCGCATCGCTCCGCTGCTCACCCAGCCTTCCTGA
- a CDS encoding M42 family metallopeptidase, which yields MDTVALLRTLTDAVGVAGFEDEVREAIRRLVEPLADEVRTDVLGNLLVTRRGRSDVTVMLDAHMDEIGLITSHIDDKGFVRFATLGGWDTRILPAQMATIRTRDGRRVRGVIGSLPPHVLKPEERDKPIPPDSLVIDVGVFSADQARALGLGVGDPVVLGHPLEVLREGWVVGRNFDDRAGCAVLVKVLESLAERPPDATVVCAFAVSEETGLRGARTAAYQVNPQVALAVEATAAADLPGVAPQRQPTALGGGAAITVADQSIVVSQRMVRALEELARRHEVRYQIKLPLFGGTDAGAIHTTRAGVLAGVVSVPVRYIHSPVGLMALDDFEQVVRLVGAFVQEARALLGL from the coding sequence GTGGACACGGTGGCGCTGCTGCGGACACTGACCGACGCCGTCGGCGTGGCCGGATTTGAGGACGAGGTGCGCGAGGCGATCCGGAGGCTGGTGGAGCCCCTGGCCGACGAGGTGCGCACCGACGTGCTGGGCAACCTGCTGGTGACGCGCCGGGGCCGTTCGGACGTCACGGTGATGCTCGACGCCCACATGGACGAGATCGGGCTGATCACCAGCCACATCGACGACAAGGGGTTCGTGCGCTTTGCCACCCTGGGAGGGTGGGACACCCGCATCCTGCCCGCGCAGATGGCGACGATCCGGACGCGCGACGGCCGGAGGGTGCGCGGGGTGATCGGCAGCCTGCCCCCGCACGTGCTCAAGCCCGAGGAGCGCGACAAGCCGATCCCTCCGGACTCCCTGGTCATCGACGTGGGGGTGTTCTCAGCGGACCAGGCCCGCGCGCTGGGCCTGGGCGTGGGGGACCCGGTGGTGCTCGGACACCCCCTGGAGGTGCTGCGGGAGGGGTGGGTTGTGGGGAGGAACTTTGACGACCGGGCCGGGTGCGCGGTCCTGGTGAAGGTTCTGGAGTCCCTGGCGGAGCGGCCCCCCGACGCCACCGTGGTGTGCGCCTTCGCCGTGAGCGAGGAGACAGGCCTGCGGGGGGCGCGGACCGCCGCCTACCAGGTCAACCCCCAGGTGGCGCTGGCGGTGGAGGCCACCGCTGCCGCCGACCTGCCGGGGGTCGCTCCCCAGCGCCAGCCCACCGCCCTGGGCGGAGGGGCGGCCATCACCGTCGCCGACCAGTCCATCGTGGTCAGCCAGAGGATGGTGCGGGCCCTGGAGGAGCTGGCCCGGAGGCACGAGGTGCGCTACCAGATCAAGCTGCCGCTTTTTGGAGGGACAGACGCCGGCGCCATCCACACGACCCGGGCGGGGGTGCTGGCCGGGGTTGTCTCAGTGCCGGTGCGCTACATCCACTCCCCGGTGGGCCTGATGGCCCTGGACGACTTCGAGCAGGTCGTCCGCCTGGTCGGCGCGTTCGTCCAGGAGGCGCGGGCCCTCCTGGGCCTGTGA
- a CDS encoding YIP1 family protein, with amino-acid sequence MAITERMIRASRLDPRLYEEVEADPGLTREAATVVLLSALGAGIGGVARGGILGLVVVAVTALLAWYVWAYLTYWIGTRVLPGEATHADVGQMLRVLGFASAPGVLRVLGIVPGLGALAFPVANVWMLVTTVVAVRQALDYTSTWRALAVVALGWLAYLVALALVTAALRAGG; translated from the coding sequence GTGGCAATCACCGAGCGGATGATTCGCGCGTCCAGGCTGGACCCCCGGCTGTACGAGGAGGTGGAAGCCGATCCCGGCCTCACCCGGGAAGCGGCGACGGTGGTGCTGCTGTCCGCGCTGGGCGCGGGCATAGGCGGCGTCGCGCGGGGAGGGATACTGGGGCTGGTGGTCGTGGCGGTCACCGCCCTGCTGGCCTGGTACGTGTGGGCCTACCTGACCTACTGGATCGGGACCCGCGTTCTGCCGGGAGAGGCCACCCACGCCGACGTGGGGCAGATGCTGCGGGTGCTGGGGTTCGCCAGCGCCCCGGGGGTGCTGCGGGTCCTGGGGATCGTGCCGGGGCTGGGGGCCCTGGCGTTCCCGGTCGCCAACGTGTGGATGCTGGTGACCACGGTGGTGGCGGTACGCCAAGCCCTGGACTACACGTCCACTTGGCGCGCTCTGGCCGTGGTGGCCCTGGGCTGGCTGGCCTACCTGGTGGCCCTGGCGCTGGTGACGGCCGCCCTGCGGGCGGGAGGGTAA
- a CDS encoding SLC13 family permease yields the protein MSGSQTVVLGILLATLALLAWGRWRYDLVALLALLTLTIAGYVAPEDAFDGFGHPAVITVAAVLVVSRGLLNSGVVDLLTRELGRIGGHALLQMTALTTLAALASAFMNNVGALALLMPVAMQTARRRRIAPSALLMPLAFASLLGGLITLIGTPPNVVIATYRMQETGVPFRMFDFTPVGAGVAAAGILFIALLGWRLIPRRQGRQSPEELFEISDYIAEVEVPKGAPVVGRTVQELETLDDAEVTVVGIVRSERRMPAPSGGEIVRADDVLIVKADPADLKTLLDAGGLQLVGDRPLDPEKLGSDEVVLLEAVVRPNARIVGKTARTLNLRRRFGVNLLAVARAGQRVKDRLARLQLRAGDVLLVQGSGDLLQEAIADLGLLPLAERKLRLGQPRRTMSAVSIFGLGLATAALGVVPVQVAFVCAAVAMVLTGLLPLRDAYDSIDWPILVLLGAMIPVGQALETTGVATTIAGALLAVGQHLPPWATLTVVLVATMFLSDVINNTAAAVLMAPIGLGVARGLGVHSDAFLMAVAIGASCAFLTPVGHQSNTLVMGPGGYRFGDYWRMGLPLELLITLVAVPLLLHFWPL from the coding sequence ATGAGCGGATCCCAGACCGTCGTCCTTGGCATCCTGCTGGCAACCCTCGCGTTGTTGGCATGGGGGCGGTGGCGTTACGATCTCGTGGCGCTGCTCGCCCTTCTGACCCTGACCATCGCCGGCTACGTAGCGCCGGAAGACGCCTTTGACGGATTCGGCCACCCCGCGGTGATTACCGTGGCCGCTGTCCTCGTGGTCAGCCGGGGACTGCTGAACTCGGGGGTGGTCGACCTCCTGACCCGGGAGCTAGGGCGTATCGGGGGCCACGCGCTCCTCCAGATGACGGCGCTGACCACCCTCGCGGCGCTGGCGTCGGCTTTCATGAACAACGTGGGCGCGCTCGCCCTGCTGATGCCCGTGGCGATGCAAACGGCGCGCCGCCGCAGGATCGCTCCCTCAGCGCTGCTCATGCCGCTCGCCTTTGCCTCCCTGCTGGGCGGGCTGATCACGCTCATCGGGACGCCCCCCAACGTTGTCATCGCCACGTACCGGATGCAGGAGACCGGCGTTCCTTTCCGCATGTTCGACTTCACACCGGTCGGAGCGGGGGTGGCTGCCGCCGGGATCCTCTTCATCGCCTTGCTGGGCTGGCGGTTAATTCCGCGGCGCCAGGGACGCCAGTCCCCCGAAGAACTGTTCGAGATCTCAGACTACATCGCCGAGGTCGAGGTCCCCAAGGGCGCGCCCGTAGTCGGCAGGACAGTGCAGGAGCTGGAAACTCTGGACGACGCCGAGGTGACGGTGGTCGGCATCGTCCGCAGCGAGCGCCGAATGCCCGCGCCCTCCGGCGGGGAGATCGTCCGCGCGGACGACGTCCTGATCGTCAAAGCCGATCCGGCCGACCTCAAGACCCTCCTGGACGCCGGTGGCCTCCAGCTGGTCGGAGATAGGCCTTTGGACCCGGAGAAGCTCGGATCCGACGAAGTGGTTCTGCTCGAGGCCGTGGTGCGGCCCAACGCTCGCATCGTCGGCAAGACGGCCCGCACGTTGAACCTGCGCCGGCGCTTCGGGGTAAACCTGCTGGCGGTAGCCCGCGCAGGCCAGCGGGTAAAGGATCGCCTGGCCCGCCTCCAGCTCCGGGCCGGGGACGTGTTGTTGGTGCAGGGCAGTGGAGACCTCCTGCAGGAGGCTATTGCTGATCTGGGCCTCCTCCCGCTGGCCGAGCGGAAGCTGCGCCTCGGCCAGCCCCGCCGGACTATGTCGGCCGTCTCGATTTTCGGCCTGGGCCTGGCCACCGCCGCCCTGGGCGTGGTCCCCGTCCAGGTGGCCTTCGTCTGCGCGGCGGTCGCCATGGTGCTGACAGGACTGCTGCCCCTGCGCGACGCCTATGACAGCATTGACTGGCCAATTCTCGTGCTCCTGGGGGCGATGATCCCCGTCGGGCAGGCCCTGGAGACCACCGGAGTGGCGACGACAATCGCGGGCGCCCTGCTCGCCGTCGGCCAGCACCTGCCTCCCTGGGCCACGCTGACCGTGGTGCTGGTCGCCACCATGTTTCTCTCGGACGTCATCAACAACACAGCGGCCGCCGTGCTGATGGCTCCCATCGGTCTGGGTGTCGCCCGCGGGCTCGGCGTCCATAGCGACGCCTTCCTGATGGCTGTCGCCATCGGTGCGTCCTGCGCCTTCCTCACACCGGTCGGCCACCAGTCCAACACGCTCGTCATGGGGCCAGGAGGGTACCGGTTCGGTGACTACTGGCGCATGGGATTGCCGCTGGAGCTTCTGATCACGCTCGTGGCCGTGCCGCTGCTCCTGCACTTCTGGCCGCTGTGA
- a CDS encoding HAD family hydrolase, protein MITAVLFDLDGTLLPVDTGRLVEEYVRLLARDFADLIDPGRFVSCLLDATRVMLANRDPSRTVREVFAASFYPAVGLTEEQAAPRLAQFYARTYPRLRALTRQDPAAREAVRAALGRGLVAVLATNPIFPEVAIRQRMAWAGVDDLPFAVVTTYETAHVCKPHPEYFLEVCEAIGHPPQRCLMAGNDAREDAVARRLGMRTFLVTDHLINPGGLPVEADRAGSLADLATFLRTADLDAL, encoded by the coding sequence GTGATCACCGCCGTCCTGTTCGATCTGGACGGAACCCTGCTGCCGGTCGACACCGGCCGGCTGGTGGAAGAGTACGTCCGCCTCCTGGCGCGGGACTTTGCCGACCTGATCGACCCCGGGCGGTTTGTGTCCTGCCTGCTGGACGCCACCCGGGTGATGCTCGCCAACCGCGATCCCTCCCGGACTGTCCGGGAGGTGTTCGCCGCCTCGTTCTATCCGGCGGTGGGCCTCACCGAAGAGCAGGCCGCCCCGCGCCTGGCGCAGTTTTACGCGCGCACCTACCCCCGCCTGCGGGCGCTGACACGCCAGGACCCCGCCGCCCGGGAGGCGGTGCGGGCGGCTCTCGGGCGCGGTCTGGTGGCAGTCCTGGCCACGAACCCCATCTTCCCCGAAGTCGCCATCCGCCAGCGCATGGCGTGGGCGGGGGTGGACGACCTGCCCTTTGCTGTCGTCACCACCTACGAGACGGCGCACGTCTGCAAGCCCCACCCCGAGTACTTCCTGGAGGTCTGCGAGGCCATCGGCCACCCGCCGCAGCGGTGCCTGATGGCGGGCAACGACGCCCGCGAGGACGCCGTGGCCCGCCGGCTGGGCATGCGCACCTTCCTGGTCACCGACCATCTCATCAACCCCGGGGGCCTGCCCGTGGAGGCAGACCGCGCCGGCTCCCTGGCCGACCTGGCCACTTTTCTGCGCACGGCGGACCTGGACGCGCTGTAG
- a CDS encoding YHS domain-containing protein yields the protein MCGGQRTGGRRRKARGPDRISAAHAVDPECGMEVEIASARHTAERGGIKYYFCSAHCQTSFERDPARYAPAGS from the coding sequence ATCTGCGGCGGACAGCGTACGGGCGGGCGCCGCCGGAAGGCGCGGGGTCCTGACCGGATATCGGCGGCTCACGCCGTCGACCCCGAATGCGGCATGGAGGTGGAGATCGCCTCCGCCCGCCACACAGCAGAACGCGGCGGCATCAAGTATTACTTCTGTTCCGCGCACTGCCAGACCAGCTTCGAGAGGGATCCCGCCCGATACGCTCCCGCAGGCTCGTGA
- the pruA gene encoding L-glutamate gamma-semialdehyde dehydrogenase, whose protein sequence is MALPEFRNEPFTDFSQDAARTAMQQALRSVAAQLGKEFPLVIGGQRVTTREKFTSLNPSQKDEVVAVCQKAGPDHVEAAVVAAEQAFASWSRVPAAERAAILLRAADWLRRRKFTAAAWQVYEVGKNWAEADADVAETIDHLEFFAREALRYDRGQPTVPHPQEMSEYVYLPLGVVAVIPPWNFPLAIPVGMASAAIAAGNTVVMKPSSDSPANAYVFLEAMEAAGLPPGVLNIVTGPGSAVGDPLVQHPRVRMVAFTGSKEVGIRIYEQAARVPPGQKWLKRCIAEMGGKNAVIIDEEADLEEAVQAAVVSGYGFQGQKCSAGSRLVVTAPVYADVLEAFVEKVRSLEQGPAKDNYFSGPVINEAAMKKILGYIQIGKGEGRLLAGGEPGDGSGYYIQPTVFADVDPSARIAQEEIFGPVVAVIKARDFADALAMANSTEYGLTGAVFTRNPEKIARARREFFCGNLYINRKCTGALVGVHPFGGFNMSGTDAKVGGPDYLLYFLQPKVASIKHR, encoded by the coding sequence ATGGCCCTGCCGGAGTTCCGCAACGAGCCGTTCACCGACTTCTCCCAGGACGCCGCCCGCACGGCGATGCAACAGGCCCTGCGGTCGGTGGCCGCCCAGCTGGGCAAGGAGTTCCCGCTGGTCATCGGCGGCCAGCGGGTGACCACCCGGGAGAAGTTCACCTCCCTGAACCCCTCCCAGAAGGACGAGGTGGTGGCCGTCTGTCAGAAAGCCGGTCCCGATCACGTGGAGGCGGCGGTGGTCGCCGCCGAGCAGGCCTTCGCCTCCTGGTCCCGGGTCCCGGCGGCCGAGCGCGCCGCGATCCTGCTGCGGGCCGCCGACTGGCTGCGCCGCCGCAAGTTCACCGCCGCCGCCTGGCAGGTCTACGAGGTCGGCAAGAACTGGGCCGAGGCCGACGCCGACGTGGCCGAGACCATCGACCACCTCGAGTTCTTCGCCCGGGAGGCGCTGCGCTACGACCGGGGCCAGCCTACGGTCCCCCATCCCCAGGAGATGAGCGAGTATGTCTACCTGCCCCTGGGCGTGGTGGCCGTGATCCCGCCCTGGAACTTCCCCCTGGCCATTCCGGTGGGCATGGCGTCGGCCGCCATCGCCGCCGGCAACACCGTGGTGATGAAGCCCAGCTCCGATTCTCCGGCCAACGCCTACGTCTTCCTGGAGGCGATGGAGGCCGCGGGGTTGCCGCCGGGCGTGCTGAACATCGTCACCGGTCCCGGATCGGCGGTGGGAGACCCCCTGGTCCAGCATCCCCGGGTGCGGATGGTGGCGTTCACCGGCAGCAAGGAGGTCGGCATCCGCATCTACGAGCAGGCGGCCCGGGTCCCGCCCGGTCAGAAGTGGCTGAAACGCTGCATCGCCGAGATGGGGGGCAAAAACGCCGTCATCATCGACGAGGAGGCCGACCTGGAGGAGGCGGTACAGGCTGCGGTGGTCTCCGGCTACGGGTTCCAGGGCCAGAAGTGCTCGGCGGGATCCCGGCTGGTGGTCACCGCCCCGGTGTACGCCGACGTCCTGGAGGCGTTCGTGGAGAAGGTCCGCTCCCTGGAGCAGGGGCCGGCCAAGGACAACTACTTCAGCGGCCCGGTCATCAACGAGGCCGCCATGAAGAAGATCCTGGGCTACATCCAGATCGGCAAGGGCGAAGGCCGCCTGCTGGCCGGCGGAGAGCCCGGGGACGGATCCGGGTACTACATCCAGCCCACGGTCTTCGCCGACGTGGACCCCTCCGCCCGGATCGCCCAGGAGGAGATTTTCGGGCCCGTGGTGGCCGTGATCAAGGCGCGAGACTTCGCCGACGCCCTGGCCATGGCCAACAGCACCGAGTACGGGCTGACCGGCGCGGTGTTCACCCGCAACCCCGAGAAGATCGCCCGCGCCCGCCGGGAGTTCTTCTGCGGCAACCTGTACATCAACCGCAAGTGCACCGGCGCCCTGGTGGGGGTGCACCCCTTCGGGGGGTTCAACATGAGCGGCACCGACGCCAAGGTGGGCGGGCCGGACTACCTGCTGTACTTCCTGCAGCCGAAGGTGGCGTCCATCAAGCACCGCTGA
- a CDS encoding ZIP family metal transporter: MFRLALITFLSALATAVATGMGGVPFLFTQGFPDRFLGLAWGVSGGMMLSASVFNLVFEGVNRNGYTPVAAGIALGAALFWLAERRFGHTSFDFYHLHGAPARRVVLFIGTLTIHSFSEGIAVGVAFGSGEVALAALVTVAIAIHNIPEGLAASLPLRSQGFSGWACIGWSIFTSLPQPLMAVPAALAVAFFEPLVPVGLGVAAGAMAFLVFSEIVPEAEEHSGHGNGAAAVIVGFLAMMLMQNVLQ; this comes from the coding sequence GTGTTCCGCCTGGCCCTCATCACCTTCCTCTCCGCCTTAGCCACGGCCGTTGCTACGGGCATGGGCGGGGTGCCGTTCCTGTTCACCCAGGGTTTCCCGGACCGTTTCCTCGGCCTGGCGTGGGGCGTCAGCGGGGGAATGATGCTCTCCGCCTCCGTCTTCAACCTCGTCTTCGAGGGCGTCAACCGCAACGGCTACACCCCCGTGGCCGCGGGGATCGCGCTGGGGGCGGCCCTTTTCTGGCTCGCCGAGCGGCGGTTCGGCCACACCTCCTTCGACTTCTACCACCTGCACGGGGCTCCGGCGCGCCGGGTTGTCCTCTTCATCGGGACGCTGACCATCCACAGCTTCTCCGAAGGCATTGCCGTGGGGGTGGCGTTCGGCTCAGGCGAGGTCGCCCTGGCCGCCCTGGTCACCGTGGCCATCGCCATCCACAACATCCCCGAAGGGCTCGCCGCTTCCCTACCGCTCCGCAGCCAGGGGTTCTCCGGATGGGCCTGCATCGGGTGGTCCATCTTCACCAGCCTGCCGCAGCCGCTCATGGCCGTGCCGGCCGCGCTGGCCGTGGCGTTTTTTGAGCCGCTGGTGCCCGTGGGATTGGGGGTTGCGGCCGGCGCCATGGCGTTCCTGGTCTTCAGCGAGATCGTCCCAGAGGCTGAAGAGCACAGTGGGCACGGAAATGGCGCGGCGGCCGTGATCGTCGGATTCCTGGCGATGATGCTGATGCAGAACGTGCTGCAGTAA